In Nonomuraea muscovyensis, the following proteins share a genomic window:
- a CDS encoding GNAT family N-acetyltransferase, whose product MAWHDVMEAPALRAQPSPLESARFGRSVERLTVSAGAGASFDAVREAVLGSAAEVVVLRYPAERIDWFAGLTGLGRTALFADSLVYWRLPAGRGRAPDPSPGLVPAPTADTAAVERLVADIFAAYGSHYLANPLFDADAALAGYQEWALRSAAEGRCLTLRDGGPGGSRLLALATLEEAATRTEILLAGVVSDCQGRGLYAHLLKAVEDRTLARGATEVVISTQGHNTRVQRAWARYGFEPVQTLLTAHLVRSSLLPERE is encoded by the coding sequence ATGGCCTGGCACGACGTGATGGAGGCGCCGGCGCTGCGCGCCCAGCCCTCCCCTCTCGAATCGGCGCGGTTCGGCCGCTCGGTGGAGCGGCTGACCGTGTCCGCCGGCGCCGGGGCGTCGTTCGACGCGGTCCGCGAGGCGGTGCTCGGGTCGGCGGCGGAGGTCGTCGTGCTGCGGTACCCGGCCGAACGGATCGACTGGTTCGCCGGGCTGACCGGGCTGGGCCGGACGGCCCTCTTCGCGGACTCGCTGGTCTACTGGCGGCTGCCCGCCGGGCGGGGCCGGGCGCCCGATCCCTCCCCCGGCCTGGTGCCCGCGCCGACGGCCGACACCGCCGCGGTGGAGCGGCTGGTGGCCGACATCTTCGCCGCGTACGGCAGCCACTACCTGGCCAACCCCCTGTTCGACGCCGACGCGGCCCTCGCCGGCTACCAGGAGTGGGCACTGCGGTCGGCGGCCGAGGGCAGGTGCCTGACGCTCCGGGACGGTGGTCCGGGCGGCTCCCGCCTCCTCGCCCTGGCCACGCTGGAGGAGGCCGCCACCCGCACGGAGATCCTGCTCGCGGGCGTGGTGTCCGACTGCCAGGGCCGCGGCCTGTACGCCCACCTGCTGAAGGCGGTCGAGGACCGGACGCTGGCCCGCGGCGCCACGGAGGTGGTCATCTCCACCCAGGGGCACAACACCCGCGTGCAGCGGGCTTGGGCGCGCTACGGCTTCGAGCCGGTGCAGACGCTCCTCACGGCTCACCTGGTCCGGAGCTCGCTCCTGCCTGAACGGGAATGA
- a CDS encoding glycosyltransferase family 2 protein, with amino-acid sequence MSVTGEHWMIGGSMSVSVVIPCYRSARTLPTLVSRIVSTLRQANVRHEILLVVDGSPDDTWETAARLARGIEAVRALHLSRNYGQHNALVAGIREAAHDVVVTLDDDLQHPPEQIPRLLAALEGDRLDLVYGVSDEEEHGFLRSLASRSVKAGMAGALGVRAAQDISAFRAFRTRLRDGFEGLSGPHASIDVALSWATARVGSVRVHMNQREHGRSNYTARKLIRHAVNMLVGYSTAPLRAASYLGFLAGVVGLLLGAGVLWRFATGDTTVAGFTTIASMVALFSSAQLIAIGVLGEYVGRIHGSGMGRPTYVVRDRVGPSLGTDPCPDGPVIPVQAGASSGPGEP; translated from the coding sequence ATGAGTGTAACCGGTGAACACTGGATGATCGGGGGATCGATGTCGGTGTCGGTGGTAATTCCCTGTTACCGGTCCGCGCGCACCCTGCCCACGCTGGTGAGCAGGATCGTCTCGACGTTGCGTCAGGCGAACGTCCGCCACGAGATCCTGCTGGTGGTCGACGGCAGCCCGGACGACACGTGGGAGACGGCCGCCCGGCTGGCCCGGGGGATCGAGGCCGTGCGAGCCCTCCACCTCTCCCGCAACTACGGGCAGCACAACGCGCTGGTCGCCGGCATCCGGGAGGCGGCCCACGACGTCGTCGTCACGCTGGACGACGACCTGCAGCATCCACCCGAGCAGATACCCCGCCTGTTGGCGGCGCTCGAAGGGGACCGGCTCGACCTGGTGTACGGGGTGTCGGACGAGGAGGAGCACGGCTTCCTCCGGAGCCTGGCCTCCCGTTCGGTGAAGGCCGGCATGGCGGGGGCCCTCGGCGTCCGGGCCGCCCAGGACATCAGCGCCTTCCGCGCCTTCCGCACCCGGCTGCGCGACGGATTCGAGGGGCTGTCCGGGCCCCACGCGTCGATCGACGTGGCGCTGTCGTGGGCCACGGCGCGGGTGGGCTCCGTCCGCGTGCACATGAACCAGCGCGAACACGGACGGTCCAACTACACGGCGCGCAAGCTGATCCGGCACGCCGTCAACATGCTCGTCGGCTACAGCACGGCCCCGCTGCGGGCGGCCAGCTACCTCGGATTCCTGGCCGGCGTCGTCGGCCTGCTGCTGGGCGCCGGGGTCCTGTGGCGCTTCGCCACAGGCGACACCACGGTGGCCGGGTTCACCACGATCGCCTCGATGGTGGCGCTCTTCTCCTCGGCGCAGCTCATCGCCATCGGCGTGCTCGGCGAGTACGTCGGCCGCATCCACGGCAGCGGCATGGGCCGGCCGACGTACGTCGTCCGCGACCGGGTGGGTCCGTCCCTCGGGACGGACCCCTGCCCGGACGGCCCGGTCATTCCCGTTCAGGCAGGAGCGAGCTCCGGACCAGGTGAGCCGTGA
- a CDS encoding GtrA family protein — translation MVDLKSRTKRGEETSFGWRALIAALGAHRITYLLAGAMTAVVYYVLLGLALLAAEHSAPYLVLVVASHFVTVVLVYPVYRIVVFRVSGESWLSGYLRFYAVGLSFLGASLVGLPILVEIAGMPLMLAQGVIILASPSLSYLIHRTWTFRDRRNV, via the coding sequence ATGGTCGATCTGAAAAGCCGGACCAAGCGCGGCGAAGAAACGTCATTCGGATGGCGGGCCCTGATCGCGGCTCTTGGTGCACACCGCATCACATATCTGCTGGCCGGCGCCATGACGGCAGTGGTCTATTACGTTCTCCTTGGCCTAGCATTGCTTGCCGCGGAGCATTCGGCTCCCTATCTTGTGCTGGTCGTGGCCAGCCACTTCGTCACCGTGGTCCTCGTCTATCCGGTGTACCGCATCGTGGTGTTCCGCGTCTCGGGCGAGTCGTGGCTGAGCGGATATCTGCGCTTCTACGCGGTCGGGCTGAGCTTCCTCGGGGCCTCGCTCGTCGGGCTGCCGATCCTGGTGGAGATCGCAGGGATGCCCCTGATGCTCGCACAGGGTGTGATCATTCTCGCGAGCCCGTCGCTGAGCTACCTGATACACCGCACCTGGACGTTCCGCGACCGCCGGAACGTCTAG
- a CDS encoding ice-binding family protein: MAASTLVALSPAANAQEPVDLGAARPFAVFAGASVDNTHNTRVTGDLGVSPGSLVTGFPPGVVDGDRHVGDATAANARIAAVNAYNDIVSRVPTGSLPQQLGGTTRGPGVYDSQTGAFAIDGSLTLDAQGDPDAVFIFRAETLNTARVSNISLIRGAKTENVFWQIGHSARLGVYSTFRGTLLVDDWAAVDFGANVIGRVFAFVHSVTITGTENTSVFTRIGLPDEPPTITTLTSQPNPSVVGQPVTFTATVQPVTGTLVPQGEVLLKRRSVVLGATFLDASGHATFVVSNLARGQHRIVAVYLGGDTFQNEDPVHHAGSKSETVFQIVLTA; encoded by the coding sequence ATGGCGGCGAGCACACTCGTCGCGCTGTCACCCGCCGCGAACGCGCAGGAGCCGGTGGACCTCGGCGCCGCGCGACCGTTCGCGGTCTTCGCCGGAGCGTCCGTCGACAACACGCACAACACCCGGGTCACCGGTGACCTGGGCGTGAGCCCGGGGAGCCTGGTCACCGGCTTCCCGCCCGGCGTGGTCGACGGCGACCGGCACGTCGGCGACGCGACCGCCGCCAACGCCCGGATCGCCGCAGTCAACGCCTACAACGACATCGTCTCGCGCGTCCCGACCGGCAGCCTGCCTCAGCAGCTCGGCGGCACGACACGCGGACCGGGCGTCTACGACTCCCAGACCGGGGCCTTCGCCATCGACGGATCGCTCACCCTGGACGCCCAGGGCGACCCCGACGCGGTCTTCATCTTCCGGGCCGAGACGCTCAACACCGCCAGGGTCAGCAACATCAGCCTGATCCGGGGCGCGAAGACCGAGAACGTCTTCTGGCAGATCGGCCACTCCGCCCGCCTCGGCGTGTACTCCACCTTCCGCGGCACCCTCCTGGTCGACGACTGGGCGGCCGTCGACTTCGGCGCGAACGTGATCGGCCGGGTCTTCGCCTTCGTCCACAGCGTCACCATCACCGGCACGGAGAACACCTCGGTGTTCACCCGGATCGGCCTGCCCGACGAACCGCCGACCATCACCACGCTGACCTCGCAGCCGAACCCGTCGGTGGTGGGTCAGCCCGTCACCTTCACGGCCACGGTCCAGCCGGTGACCGGCACGCTCGTGCCCCAGGGCGAGGTGCTGCTCAAGCGGCGCTCGGTCGTCCTCGGCGCGACCTTCCTCGACGCCAGTGGGCATGCCACGTTCGTGGTGTCCAACCTGGCCCGGGGCCAGCACCGGATCGTCGCCGTCTACCTCGGCGGCGACACGTTCCAGAACGAGGACCCGGTGCACCACGCCGGCAGCAAGTCGGAGACGGTGTTCCAGATCGTGCTCACCGCCTGA
- a CDS encoding glucose-1-phosphate thymidylyltransferase, with product MKALVLAGGKGTRLRPLTHTSAKQLVPVANKPVLYYGLEALRDAGITSVGIITGDTGQEVREAVGDGSRFGLEVEYIPQEAPLGLAHCVLIAREFLGDEPFVMYLGDNFLVGGIRDLVESYQAAGHDAQILLTRVAEPQFYGVAELGPSGEIVGLEEKPEHPRSDLAIVGVYIFSPAIHEAVRAISPSARGELEITDAIGWLIERGHHVHSHLVSGYWKDTGRLQDMLECNRIVLEQVEPEVHGTVDGLSEITGRVVVERGAVVENSVLRGPIVVGANAKIVSSYIGPFTSIGPDCVVADAEIEYSIVLDGSSVVGVSRIGHSLIGRNVEVSGTTGAPNTHQLMVGDHSKIKVQA from the coding sequence ATGAAGGCACTCGTACTGGCGGGTGGCAAGGGGACGAGGCTACGCCCGCTCACCCACACCTCGGCCAAGCAGCTCGTCCCCGTGGCGAACAAGCCGGTGCTCTACTACGGCCTCGAAGCGCTGCGCGACGCCGGCATCACCAGCGTGGGGATCATCACCGGCGACACCGGCCAGGAGGTGCGCGAGGCCGTGGGTGACGGTTCGCGGTTCGGCCTGGAGGTCGAGTACATCCCCCAGGAGGCTCCGCTGGGCCTGGCCCACTGCGTCCTCATCGCCAGGGAGTTCCTCGGCGACGAGCCGTTCGTCATGTACCTGGGCGACAACTTCCTGGTCGGCGGGATCCGCGATCTGGTGGAGTCGTACCAGGCGGCCGGTCACGACGCGCAGATCCTGCTCACCCGGGTGGCCGAGCCGCAGTTCTACGGCGTCGCCGAGCTGGGACCGTCCGGTGAGATCGTCGGCCTGGAGGAGAAGCCGGAGCACCCGCGCAGCGACCTGGCGATCGTCGGGGTCTACATCTTCTCCCCCGCGATCCACGAGGCCGTCCGGGCGATCAGCCCGTCGGCGCGGGGCGAGCTGGAGATCACGGACGCCATCGGCTGGCTCATCGAGCGGGGTCATCATGTCCACTCCCACCTCGTCAGCGGCTACTGGAAGGACACCGGCCGGCTGCAGGACATGCTGGAGTGCAACCGCATCGTCCTCGAGCAGGTGGAACCGGAGGTTCACGGCACCGTCGACGGCCTGAGCGAGATCACCGGCCGGGTCGTCGTCGAGCGCGGCGCGGTGGTGGAGAACTCCGTGCTGCGCGGACCCATCGTGGTCGGCGCCAACGCCAAGATCGTGTCCTCCTACATCGGCCCGTTCACCTCGATCGGGCCCGACTGCGTGGTGGCGGACGCCGAGATCGAGTACTCCATCGTGCTCGACGGGTCGTCCGTGGTCGGCGTCTCGCGTATCGGGCACTCGCTCATCGGGCGCAACGTGGAGGTGAGCGGCACCACCGGCGCGCCGAACACCCACCAGCTCATGGTCGGCGACCACAGCAAGATCAAGGTGCAGGCATGA
- the rfbB gene encoding dTDP-glucose 4,6-dehydratase, whose product MKILVTGGAGFIGSHYVRSLLLGAYPGYEDASVTVLDKLTYAGNLANLAPVAGHPRYTFRRGDITDAALLSELVPRFDVVVNFAAETHVDRSITGAGDFVTTNVLGAQRLLQAALDAGTGTVVHVSTDEVYGSIAEGSWTEEEPLLPNSPYSAAKAGADLLCRAYHRTYGLDVRVTRCSNNYGPHQYPEKLIPLFVTNLIDRRPVPLYGDGRNVRDWLHVDDHCRGVQLVLDKGSPGEVYNIGGGTELTNRELTGMLLEAFGLGWDMVRQVPDRLGHDLRYSVDCGKLRGLGYEPRTGFERGLAEVIRWYADNEPWWRPLKERSA is encoded by the coding sequence ATGAAGATCCTCGTCACCGGCGGCGCCGGGTTCATCGGTTCCCACTACGTGCGATCCCTGCTGCTCGGGGCGTACCCGGGCTACGAGGACGCGAGCGTCACCGTGCTGGACAAGCTGACCTACGCCGGCAACCTCGCGAACCTGGCGCCCGTGGCGGGGCATCCCCGCTACACGTTCCGCCGGGGCGACATCACCGACGCCGCGCTGCTGTCGGAGCTTGTCCCGCGGTTCGACGTGGTGGTGAACTTCGCGGCCGAGACGCACGTCGACCGGTCGATCACGGGCGCCGGCGACTTCGTGACGACCAACGTGCTGGGCGCCCAGCGGCTGCTCCAGGCGGCGCTCGACGCGGGCACCGGCACGGTGGTCCACGTCTCCACCGACGAGGTGTACGGGTCGATCGCGGAGGGGTCCTGGACCGAGGAGGAGCCGCTGCTCCCCAACTCGCCGTACTCCGCGGCCAAGGCGGGGGCCGACCTGCTCTGCCGGGCCTACCACCGCACGTACGGCCTGGACGTGCGCGTGACGCGCTGCTCCAACAACTACGGCCCCCACCAGTACCCGGAGAAGCTGATCCCGCTCTTCGTCACCAACCTCATCGACCGGCGGCCGGTCCCGCTCTACGGCGACGGGCGCAACGTGCGCGACTGGCTGCACGTCGACGACCACTGCCGCGGCGTCCAGCTCGTCCTGGACAAGGGCTCGCCGGGAGAGGTCTACAACATCGGCGGCGGCACCGAGCTGACCAACCGGGAGCTGACCGGCATGCTGCTGGAGGCGTTCGGCCTGGGCTGGGACATGGTCCGGCAGGTGCCCGACCGGCTCGGGCACGACCTGCGCTACTCCGTCGACTGCGGCAAGCTGCGAGGTCTCGGCTACGAGCCGCGTACCGGCTTCGAGCGGGGCCTGGCCGAGGTGATCCGCTGGTACGCCGACAACGAGCCCTGGTGGCGCCCGCTCAAGGAGCGCTCCGCCTGA